From the Peromyscus leucopus breed LL Stock chromosome 8b, UCI_PerLeu_2.1, whole genome shotgun sequence genome, one window contains:
- the Pcgf2 gene encoding polycomb group RING finger protein 2 isoform X2, which translates to MHRTTRIKITELNPHLMCALCGGYFIDATTIVECLHSFCKTCIVRYLETNKYCPMCDVQVHKTRPLLSIRSDKTLQDIVYKLVPGLFKDEMKRRRDFYAAYPLTEVPNGSNEDRGEVLEQEKGALGDDEIVSLSIEFYEGVRDREEKKSLVENGDGDKEKTGVRFLRCPAAMTVMHLAKFLRNKMDVPSKYKVEILYEDEPLKEYYTLMDIAYIYPWRRNGPLPLKYRVQPACKRLTLPTVPTPSEGTNTSGASECESVSDKAPSPATLPATSSSLPSPATPSHGSPSSHGPPATHPTSPTTPSTASGATTATNGGTSNCLQTPSSTSRGRKMTVNGAPCPP; encoded by the exons ATGCATCGGACCACACGGATTAAAATCACGGAGCTGAATCCTCACCTCATGTGTGCCCTCTGTGGGGGTTATTTCATCGACGCCACCACCATTGTGGAGTGCTTGCATTCCT TCTGCAAAACCTGCATCGTGCGCTACTTGGAGACCAACAAATACTGCCCCATGTGTGACGTCCAGGTCCATAAAACCCGGCCGCTGCTGAGCATCAG GTCAGACAAAACCCTCCAGGACATTGTCTACAAGTTGGTGCCTGGGCTTTTTAAAG ATGAGATGAAACGGCGGCGGGACTTCTATGCGGCGTACCCCCTGACGGAGG TCCCCAATGGCTCCAACGAGGACCGCGGCGAGGTCCTAGAGCAGGAGAAGGGGGCTCTGGGCGACGACGAGATTGTCAGTCTGTCCATTGAGTTCTACGAAGGAGTCAG GGACCGGGAGGAGAAGAAGAGCCTCGTGGAGAATGGGGATGGGGACAAGGAGAAG ACAGGGGTGCGTTTCCTGCGGTGTCCAGCAGCCATGACCGTCATGCACCTCGCAAAGTTCCTCCGCAACAAAATGGACGTACCCAGCAAGTACAAG gtgGAGATCCTCTATGAAGATGAGCCCCTGAAGGAATATTACACCCTCATGGACATAGCCTACATCTACCCCTGGCGGAGG AATGGACCGCTCCCCCTGAAGTACCGAGTCCAGCCAGCCTGCAAGCGGCTCACCCTGCCCACGGTGCCCACGCCTTCAGAGGGCACCAACACCAGCGGGGCATCAGAGTGTGAGTCGGTCAGCGACAAGGCCCCCAGCCCCGCCACCCTTCcggccacctcctcctccttgcccAGCCCTGCGACCCCCTCCCATGGCTCTCCCAGCTCCCACGGCCCCCCGGCCACCCACCCTACCTCCCCCACTACACCTTCCACCGCCAGTGGGGCGACCACTGCTACCAACGGGGGCACTTCGAACTGCCTGCAGACGCCATCCTCCACCAGCAGGGGGCGCAAGATGACTGTTAACGGAGCTCCATGCCCCCCTTAA
- the Cisd3 gene encoding CDGSH iron-sulfur domain-containing protein 3, mitochondrial: MPRPASAATLFPTLLSLPRPLSLWSFPSQMGFRRPPFSPDFIFLFPNHICRPALWKLCQRREISSWLARWFPKDPAKPVVAQKTPIRLELVAGKTYRWCVCGRSKKQPFCDGSHFFQHTGLWPLKFKAQETRTVALCTCKATQRPPYCDGTHKSEQVQKAEVGSPL, translated from the exons ATGCCAAGACCTGCCTCTGCTGCGACCCTTTTCCCAACCCTTTTGTCGCTCCCACGACCCCTTAGCCTGTGGTCTTTTCCTTCCCAGATGGGCTTCCGGCGTCCTCCTTTCTcccctgattttatttttctatttccaaatCACATCTGCCGGCCTGCCTTGTGGAAGCTGTGCCAGAGGCGGGAAATCTCCTCTTGGCTG GCCCGATGGTTCCCCAAAGACCCAGCCAAGCCCGTGGTGGCACAGAAAACACCTATCAGGTTGGAACTTGTTGCCGGGAAAACCTACAGATGGTGTGTATGTGGCCGAAGCAAGAAGCAA CCCTTCTGCGATGGCTCCCACTTCTTCCAGCACACTGGCCTTTGGCCACTCAAGTTCAAGGCCCAAGAGACCCGCACAGTGGCCCTATGTACCTGCAAGGCCACCCAGCGCCCTCCTTACTGTGACGGTACCCACAAGAGTGAGCAGGTACAGAAGGCGGAAGTGGGCTCCCCACTCTGA
- the Pcgf2 gene encoding polycomb group RING finger protein 2 isoform X1 encodes MHRTTRIKITELNPHLMCALCGGYFIDATTIVECLHSFCKTCIVRYLETNKYCPMCDVQVHKTRPLLSIRSDKTLQDIVYKLVPGLFKDEMKRRRDFYAAYPLTEGPQPLALSLTNPSELSPSTVPNGSNEDRGEVLEQEKGALGDDEIVSLSIEFYEGVRDREEKKSLVENGDGDKEKTGVRFLRCPAAMTVMHLAKFLRNKMDVPSKYKVEILYEDEPLKEYYTLMDIAYIYPWRRNGPLPLKYRVQPACKRLTLPTVPTPSEGTNTSGASECESVSDKAPSPATLPATSSSLPSPATPSHGSPSSHGPPATHPTSPTTPSTASGATTATNGGTSNCLQTPSSTSRGRKMTVNGAPCPP; translated from the exons ATGCATCGGACCACACGGATTAAAATCACGGAGCTGAATCCTCACCTCATGTGTGCCCTCTGTGGGGGTTATTTCATCGACGCCACCACCATTGTGGAGTGCTTGCATTCCT TCTGCAAAACCTGCATCGTGCGCTACTTGGAGACCAACAAATACTGCCCCATGTGTGACGTCCAGGTCCATAAAACCCGGCCGCTGCTGAGCATCAG GTCAGACAAAACCCTCCAGGACATTGTCTACAAGTTGGTGCCTGGGCTTTTTAAAG ATGAGATGAAACGGCGGCGGGACTTCTATGCGGCGTACCCCCTGACGGAGG GTCCTCagccccttgctctctctctgacCAACCCCTCTGAGCTGTCTCCTTCTACAGTCCCCAATGGCTCCAACGAGGACCGCGGCGAGGTCCTAGAGCAGGAGAAGGGGGCTCTGGGCGACGACGAGATTGTCAGTCTGTCCATTGAGTTCTACGAAGGAGTCAG GGACCGGGAGGAGAAGAAGAGCCTCGTGGAGAATGGGGATGGGGACAAGGAGAAG ACAGGGGTGCGTTTCCTGCGGTGTCCAGCAGCCATGACCGTCATGCACCTCGCAAAGTTCCTCCGCAACAAAATGGACGTACCCAGCAAGTACAAG gtgGAGATCCTCTATGAAGATGAGCCCCTGAAGGAATATTACACCCTCATGGACATAGCCTACATCTACCCCTGGCGGAGG AATGGACCGCTCCCCCTGAAGTACCGAGTCCAGCCAGCCTGCAAGCGGCTCACCCTGCCCACGGTGCCCACGCCTTCAGAGGGCACCAACACCAGCGGGGCATCAGAGTGTGAGTCGGTCAGCGACAAGGCCCCCAGCCCCGCCACCCTTCcggccacctcctcctccttgcccAGCCCTGCGACCCCCTCCCATGGCTCTCCCAGCTCCCACGGCCCCCCGGCCACCCACCCTACCTCCCCCACTACACCTTCCACCGCCAGTGGGGCGACCACTGCTACCAACGGGGGCACTTCGAACTGCCTGCAGACGCCATCCTCCACCAGCAGGGGGCGCAAGATGACTGTTAACGGAGCTCCATGCCCCCCTTAA
- the Pcgf2 gene encoding polycomb group RING finger protein 2 isoform X3, producing the protein MHRTTRIKITELNPHLMCALCGGYFIDATTIVECLHSFCKTCIVRYLETNKYCPMCDVQVHKTRPLLSIRSDKTLQDIVYKLVPGLFKDEMKRRRDFYAAYPLTEGPQPLALSLTNPSELSPSTVPNGSNEDRGEVLEQEKGALGDDEIVSLSIEFYEGVRDREEKKSLVENGDGDKEKTGVRFLRCPAAMTVMHLAKFLRNKMDVPSKYKVEILYEDEPLKEYYTLMDIAYIYPWRRVTQFIPCLWSQAWVAHHTRMDRSP; encoded by the exons ATGCATCGGACCACACGGATTAAAATCACGGAGCTGAATCCTCACCTCATGTGTGCCCTCTGTGGGGGTTATTTCATCGACGCCACCACCATTGTGGAGTGCTTGCATTCCT TCTGCAAAACCTGCATCGTGCGCTACTTGGAGACCAACAAATACTGCCCCATGTGTGACGTCCAGGTCCATAAAACCCGGCCGCTGCTGAGCATCAG GTCAGACAAAACCCTCCAGGACATTGTCTACAAGTTGGTGCCTGGGCTTTTTAAAG ATGAGATGAAACGGCGGCGGGACTTCTATGCGGCGTACCCCCTGACGGAGG GTCCTCagccccttgctctctctctgacCAACCCCTCTGAGCTGTCTCCTTCTACAGTCCCCAATGGCTCCAACGAGGACCGCGGCGAGGTCCTAGAGCAGGAGAAGGGGGCTCTGGGCGACGACGAGATTGTCAGTCTGTCCATTGAGTTCTACGAAGGAGTCAG GGACCGGGAGGAGAAGAAGAGCCTCGTGGAGAATGGGGATGGGGACAAGGAGAAG ACAGGGGTGCGTTTCCTGCGGTGTCCAGCAGCCATGACCGTCATGCACCTCGCAAAGTTCCTCCGCAACAAAATGGACGTACCCAGCAAGTACAAG gtgGAGATCCTCTATGAAGATGAGCCCCTGAAGGAATATTACACCCTCATGGACATAGCCTACATCTACCCCTGGCGGAGG GTCACGCAGTTCATCCCTTgtctctggagccaggcctgggTGGCTCATCATACCAG AATGGACCGCTCCCCCTGA
- the Psmb3 gene encoding proteasome subunit beta type-3, with product MSIMSYNGGAVMAMKGKNCVAIAADRRFGIQAQMVTTDFQKIFPMGDRLYIGLAGLATDVQTVAQRLKFRLNLYELKEGRQIKPYTLMSMVANLLYEKRFGPYYTEPVIAGLDPKTFKPFICSLDLIGCPMVTDDFVVSGTCSEQMYGMCESLWEPNMDPEHLFETISQAMLNAVDRDAVSGMGVIVHIIEKDKITTRTLKARMD from the exons ATG TCTATTATGTCCTATAACGGAGGGGCCGTCATGGCCATGAAGGGGAAGAACTGTGTGGCCATCGCTGCGGACAGGCGTTTCGGAATCCAGGCCCAGATGGTGACCACGGACTTCCAGAAGATCTTTCCCATGGGTGACAGGCTGTACATAGGCCTGGCCGGGCTGGCTACCGACGTCCAGACAGT TGCCCAGCGCCTCAAGTTCCGGCTGAACCTGTATGAGCTGAAGGAAGGTCGGCAGATCAAGCCTTACACCCTCATGAGCATGGTGGCCAACCTCTTGTATGAGAAACG GTTTGGTCCCTACTACACAGAGCCTGTCATCGCTGGGTTGGACCCGAAGACCTTTAAGCCCTTCATTTGCTCTCTAGACCTCATTGGCTGCCCCATGGTGACTGATGACTTTGTGGTCAGTGGTACCTGCTCCGAACAAATGTATGGGATGTGCGAGTCTCTCTGGGAGCCCAACATG GATCCAGAGCACCTGTTTGAGACCATCTCCCAAGCCATGCTGAATGCCGTGGACCGGGATGCCGTGTCCGGCATGGGCGTCATTGTTCACATCAT TGAAAAGGACAAGATCACCACCAGGACACTGAAGGCCCGGATGGACTGA